One window of the Spea bombifrons isolate aSpeBom1 chromosome 8, aSpeBom1.2.pri, whole genome shotgun sequence genome contains the following:
- the LOC128502847 gene encoding transforming protein RhoA-like — protein sequence MAAIRKKLVIVGDGACGKTCLLIVFSKDQFPEVYVPTVFENYVADIEVDSKQVELALWDTAGQEDYDRLRPLSYPDTDVILMCFSIDSPDSLENIPEKWTPEVKHFCPNVPIILVGNKKDLRNDDHTRRELAKMKQEPVKPEEGREMANRIGAFGYLECSAKTKDGVREVFEMATRAALQAKRGRKKNTCDLL from the exons ATGGCTGCCATACGCAAGAAGCTGGTGATTGTGGGGGATGGGGCGTGCGGGAAAACATGTCTGCTCATCGTCTTCAGCAAAGACCAGTTTCCTGAGGTCTACGTGCCGACGGTGTTTGAGAACTACGTGGCCGACATCGAAGTGGATTCCAAGCAG GTGGAACTGGCGCTGTGGGATACAGCGGGGCAGGAAGACTACGACCGCCTCAGACCTCTCTCCTATCCCGATACCGATGTCATCCTCATGTGTTTCTCCATCGATAGTCCTGACAGTTTGG AAAACATCCCGGAGAAATGGACCCCAGAAGTGAAACATTTCTGCCCCAACGTGCCCATAATCCTGGTGGGGAATAAAAAAGACCTGAGGAACGATGACCACACTCGGCGGGAGCTCGCCAAAATGAAGCAG GAGCCGGTGAAGCCGGAGGAGGGCAGGGAAATGGCCAATCGGATCGGAGCGTTCGGGTATCTCGAGTGTTCAGCGAAGACGAAGGACGGCGTCCGTGAGGTGTTTGAAATGGCGACACGCGCTGCGCTGCAGGCCAAGCGAGGACGGAAGAAGAACACGTGTGATCTCCTGTGA
- the CCDC115 gene encoding coiled-coil domain-containing protein 115 — protein MAPAPEDTLPGVCQKLDHLILRLMEDLEFLSHKRDAMNQLIEKGWLLLSQSRYSMGNKFVSSLQYKQNMVASVAVLDRRTEDGGAEFGVERVEATERDAKNGRENREVQEIGPSESGLRHRKGLPETSRAARAEQEEDARGHGPPRPQDPLRWFGVLVPQSLRRAQSAFREGILLAADVASLQNSIESTRNQYHALLKHKRELQTQDV, from the exons ATGGCACCTGCCCCCGAGGACACCCTGCCTGGCGTGTGCCAGAAGTTGGACCATCTGATTCTCCGGCTCATGGAGGACTTGGAGTTCCTCAGCCATAAGAGGGATGCCATGAACCAGCTGATTGAGAAG GGGTGGCTTTTGCTCTCTCAGTCCCGGTACTCCATGGGGAATAAGTTTGTGTCTTCTCTCCAGTACAAACAGAACATGGTGGCGTCCGTGGCGGTCCTGGACAG GCGCACGGAAGATGGAGGTGCGGAGTTTGGGGTGGAACGCGTGGAGGCCACAGAACGAGACGCCAAGAACGGAAGAGAAAACCGGGAGGTGCAGGAGATCGGGCCCTCTGAGTCAG gACTGCGTCACCGGAAAGGTCTCCCAGAAACATCCAGAGCAGCCAGGGCAGAGCAAGAGGAAGATGCCCGGGGGCACGGGCCGCCTCGTCCTCAGGACCCCTTACGCTGGTTCGGCGTTTTGGTTCCTCAGAGTTTGCGCCGCGCACAGAGCGCTTTCCGCGAGG GGATCCTGTTGGCGGCGGACGTGGCCTCTTTACAGAACAGCATCGAGAGCACACGGAACCAGTACCACGCTCTACTCAAACACAAACGGGAACTGCAGACGCAGGATGTCTGA
- the IMP4 gene encoding U3 small nucleolar ribonucleoprotein protein IMP4 isoform X1, which translates to MLRREARLRKEYLYRKAQEAKLHGIEDKKQRLKRALEENRLIPTEVRRDALALQQQIEYDDEGGEGVASHVDDEYKWAGVEDPKIMITTSRDPSSRLKMFAKEMKLVFPNAQRMNRGKHEVGALVQACKANDVTDLLIVHEHRGMPDGLIVCHLPFGPTAYFTLCNVVMRHDIPDLGTMSEAFPHLIFHNFTSRLGQRVRTVPQLPRYPVTQRVSEALCLSFQVSNILKYLFPVPKDDSRRVITFANQDDYISFRHNVYKKTDHRNIELSEVGPRFEMKLYMIKLGTLENENTAEVEWRWHPYTNTAKKRKYLSVE; encoded by the exons ATG CTGCGCAGAGAAGCCCGGCTCCGCAAGGAGTATCTGTACAGGAAGGCGCAGGAGGCCAAGTTACACGGCATCGAGGACAAGAAGCAGCGGCTGAAGCGAGCGCTCGAAG AGAACCGACTCATCCCCACTGAGGTCCGCAGGGACGCTCTCGCCTTACAGCAGCAGATAGAGTACGACGATGAAGGCGGCGAAG GGGTGGCCTCTCACGTTGACGATGAATACAAGTGGGCTGGAGTAGAAGACCCTAAAATCATGATTACAACATCGAGAGACCCCAGCTCTCGCCTCAAAATGTTTGCCAAG GAGATGAAGCTGGTTTTCCCCAACGCGCAGCGCATGAACAGGGGGAAGCACGAGGTGGGGGCTCTGGTGCAGGCGTGCAAGGCCAACGACGTCACCGACCTCCTCATCGTACACGAGCACCGAGGGATGCCAG ACGGCCTGATCGTGTGTCACCTTCCATTCGGACCCACCGCCTACTTCACGCTCTGTAACGTGGTCATGAGACACGACATTCCCGACCTGGGCACGATGTCAGAGGCTTTTCCGCACCTCATCTTCCATAATTTCACCTCCAGGTTGGGGCAGAGGGTAAGAaccgtcccccagctgcctcgtTACCCCGTCACGCAGCGTGTGTCTGAGGCGTTGTGTCTTTCCTTCCAGGTGTCCAACATCCTGAAGTATCTCTTCCCGGTTCCCAAAGATGACAGCAGGAGGGTGATAACCTTCGCCAACCAGGATGACTACATCTCGTTCAG GCACAACGTGTATAAAAAGACCGATCACCGCAACATCGAGCTGTCCGAGGTGGGCCCCCGCTTCGAGATGAAGT TGTACATGATTAAACTGGGAACACTGGAGAACGAGAACACAGCGGAGGTGGAGTGGCGATGGCATCCCTACACCAACACGGCTAAGAAGAGGAAGTACCTCAGCGTGGAGTAG
- the LOC128502948 gene encoding rho guanine nucleotide exchange factor 3-like isoform X2, with the protein MGPVAETMNGEKKMHEDDGEPWLPVQRERSYTSGSLSGSSGLKRRKQGEAPPNQVPEEKEPSNKRVKPVTKALSATSAPHQTKVTPLKKLSLSIQHSIGSKNDSRLFSFSPRNCNPGSGGKKRGNKLWSETFGNSRELSAREVKRQEVIFEMTQGEHQLIEDLNLVKKNYYEPMLKLEIMSPEELNQIFGIIDTLPPLHQDLLNRLQRLRGEDGTVRQVGPALLDWLPGLHSYDAYCSNQASAKTLLDLKRREPAVHNFLRLCQESAFSRKLDLWSFLDLPRSRLVKYPLLLKEVLRHTGPENPDHAPLSQSVLMVQEIVTHINRKTGEAECDSYRRRLSYLYESQNEGDVSRSNFLHCHGELRNNKGQRLHVFLFEKVLVVTRPVSQNDQLQFQVYRQPIPLLELVLEDLPDGEVRIGGSIRGAFTPTNERAKNFFRVSFRDRTRGQAHTLQANDSFNKQQWVSAIRQAMVASRDHESKQGSPQDLPCTLMNISDLKLSCHEDCTEREDGKRGTGHVHK; encoded by the exons ATGGGACCAGTCGCTGAAACCAtgaatggggagaaaaaaatgcatgaggaCGACGGAGAACCTTG GCTTCCTGTGCAGAGGGAGCGCTCGTACACCAGCGGCTCCCTGTCTGGCAGCTCCGGG CTGAAGAGGCGAAAGCAGGGAGAAGCCCCCCCAAACCAGGTACCTGAGGAAAAG GAGCCCAGCAATAAGAGGGTTAAACCTGTCACCAAAGCATTGTCGGCGACCAGCGCCCCCCACCAAACTAAAGTCACCCCCCTGAAGAAACTCAGCCTTTCCATCCAG CACTCCATTGGCAGTAAGAACGACAGCCGCCTGTTCAGCTTTTCTCCCCGAAACTGCAACCCTGGAAGCGGAGGGAAAAAGAGGGGCAACAAGCTGTGGAGCGAGACCTTCGGCAACTCCAGGGAGCTGTCTGCACGAGAGGTCAAAAGACAGGAG GTGATCTTTGAGATGACACAAGGAGAGCATCAACTGATAGAGGATCTCAACCTGGTGAAGAAG AATTACTACGAGCCCATGTTAAAGCTCGAGATCATGTCTCCGGAGGAGTTAAACCAGATCTTCGGCATCATCGACACGCTGCCCCCGCTGCACCAGG ATCTGCTTAATAGGTTACAGCGCCTAAGGGGAGAGGACGGCACCGTGCGCCAGGTGGGACCCGCTCTGCTGGACTGG CTGCCCGGCCTTCACTCCTACGATGCCTACTGCAGTAACCAGGCGTCTGCCAAAACGTTGCTTGATCTCAAGAGGCGCGAGCCCGCGGTGCACAACTTCCTGCGCCTGTGCCAGGAATCGGCGTTCAGCCGCAAGCTGGACCTATGGAGCTTCCTGGACCTTCCCCGGAGCCGGCTGGTCAAGTATCCGCTGCTGCTGAAGGAAGTGCTGAGACACACGGGGCCGGAGAACCCGGACCACGCTCCGCTCAGCCAGTCG GTCCTCATGGTCCAAGAGATTGTTACCCACATTAACAGAAAGACGGGCGAGGCAGAATGCGACTCCTATCGCAGGAGGCTCTCCTATCTTTACGAGAGTCAGAATGAAGGCGACGTCTCCCGCTCCAACTTCCTGCACTGCCACGGGGAGCTCAGGAACAACAAAGGGCAG AGGCTCCACGTCTTCCTGTTTGAGAAGGTCCTTGTCGTCACTCGGCCAGTGTCACAAAATGACCAGCTGCAGTTCCAGGTGTATCGGCAGCCAATCCCTTTGCTGGAACTTGTGCTGGAGGACCTGCCGGATGGTGAAGTGAGAATTGGCGGCTCCATCCGCGGGGCTTTCACCCCCACTAATGAACGAG CCAAGAATTTCTTCCGCGTGAGCTTCCGTGACCGGACGAGGGGACAAGCTCATACCTTACAAGCCAACGACTCTTTTAACAAGCAGCAGTGGGTTAGCGCCATACGGCAAGCCATGGTGGCAAGCCGAGACCACGAATCCAAACAGGGATCCCCCCAGGATCTACCCTGCACGCTAATGAATATCTCTgacctgaaactgagctgccaTGAAGACTGCACAGAGAGAGAAGATGGAAAGAGGGGAACGGGCCACGTCCATAAGTGA
- the LOC128502948 gene encoding rho guanine nucleotide exchange factor 3-like isoform X1 — MGPVAETMNGEKKMHEDDGEPWLPVQRERSYTSGSLSGSSGLKRRKQGEAPPNQVPEEKEPSNKRVKPVTKALSATSAPHQTKVTPLKKLSLSIQHSIGSKNDSRLFSFSPRNCNPGSGGKKRGNKLWSETFGNSRELSAREVKRQEVIFEMTQGEHQLIEDLNLVKKAVSISSVLPQNYYEPMLKLEIMSPEELNQIFGIIDTLPPLHQDLLNRLQRLRGEDGTVRQVGPALLDWLPGLHSYDAYCSNQASAKTLLDLKRREPAVHNFLRLCQESAFSRKLDLWSFLDLPRSRLVKYPLLLKEVLRHTGPENPDHAPLSQSVLMVQEIVTHINRKTGEAECDSYRRRLSYLYESQNEGDVSRSNFLHCHGELRNNKGQRLHVFLFEKVLVVTRPVSQNDQLQFQVYRQPIPLLELVLEDLPDGEVRIGGSIRGAFTPTNERAKNFFRVSFRDRTRGQAHTLQANDSFNKQQWVSAIRQAMVASRDHESKQGSPQDLPCTLMNISDLKLSCHEDCTEREDGKRGTGHVHK; from the exons ATGGGACCAGTCGCTGAAACCAtgaatggggagaaaaaaatgcatgaggaCGACGGAGAACCTTG GCTTCCTGTGCAGAGGGAGCGCTCGTACACCAGCGGCTCCCTGTCTGGCAGCTCCGGG CTGAAGAGGCGAAAGCAGGGAGAAGCCCCCCCAAACCAGGTACCTGAGGAAAAG GAGCCCAGCAATAAGAGGGTTAAACCTGTCACCAAAGCATTGTCGGCGACCAGCGCCCCCCACCAAACTAAAGTCACCCCCCTGAAGAAACTCAGCCTTTCCATCCAG CACTCCATTGGCAGTAAGAACGACAGCCGCCTGTTCAGCTTTTCTCCCCGAAACTGCAACCCTGGAAGCGGAGGGAAAAAGAGGGGCAACAAGCTGTGGAGCGAGACCTTCGGCAACTCCAGGGAGCTGTCTGCACGAGAGGTCAAAAGACAGGAG GTGATCTTTGAGATGACACAAGGAGAGCATCAACTGATAGAGGATCTCAACCTGGTGAAGAAG GCTGTAAGCATTTCTTCTGTTTTGCCCCAGAATTACTACGAGCCCATGTTAAAGCTCGAGATCATGTCTCCGGAGGAGTTAAACCAGATCTTCGGCATCATCGACACGCTGCCCCCGCTGCACCAGG ATCTGCTTAATAGGTTACAGCGCCTAAGGGGAGAGGACGGCACCGTGCGCCAGGTGGGACCCGCTCTGCTGGACTGG CTGCCCGGCCTTCACTCCTACGATGCCTACTGCAGTAACCAGGCGTCTGCCAAAACGTTGCTTGATCTCAAGAGGCGCGAGCCCGCGGTGCACAACTTCCTGCGCCTGTGCCAGGAATCGGCGTTCAGCCGCAAGCTGGACCTATGGAGCTTCCTGGACCTTCCCCGGAGCCGGCTGGTCAAGTATCCGCTGCTGCTGAAGGAAGTGCTGAGACACACGGGGCCGGAGAACCCGGACCACGCTCCGCTCAGCCAGTCG GTCCTCATGGTCCAAGAGATTGTTACCCACATTAACAGAAAGACGGGCGAGGCAGAATGCGACTCCTATCGCAGGAGGCTCTCCTATCTTTACGAGAGTCAGAATGAAGGCGACGTCTCCCGCTCCAACTTCCTGCACTGCCACGGGGAGCTCAGGAACAACAAAGGGCAG AGGCTCCACGTCTTCCTGTTTGAGAAGGTCCTTGTCGTCACTCGGCCAGTGTCACAAAATGACCAGCTGCAGTTCCAGGTGTATCGGCAGCCAATCCCTTTGCTGGAACTTGTGCTGGAGGACCTGCCGGATGGTGAAGTGAGAATTGGCGGCTCCATCCGCGGGGCTTTCACCCCCACTAATGAACGAG CCAAGAATTTCTTCCGCGTGAGCTTCCGTGACCGGACGAGGGGACAAGCTCATACCTTACAAGCCAACGACTCTTTTAACAAGCAGCAGTGGGTTAGCGCCATACGGCAAGCCATGGTGGCAAGCCGAGACCACGAATCCAAACAGGGATCCCCCCAGGATCTACCCTGCACGCTAATGAATATCTCTgacctgaaactgagctgccaTGAAGACTGCACAGAGAGAGAAGATGGAAAGAGGGGAACGGGCCACGTCCATAAGTGA
- the LOC128502842 gene encoding uncharacterized protein LOC128502842: MAAGGWSERVLQLILKMNSLQREGCVPFCVCGRRVGWVAPSVAQLLSKHSDVFTFRGGAPGRLDLAENLKTPQERTAAVQETMRALRSHHVAPCLQEWRDELYDVKHLFGDVPLLSMERAATPLLGVPRYGVHVNGYLRKGDEIFMWLGRRSASKPSYPGMLDHLAAGGVAAGAGVWETLLKECTEEACIPPSLAATARSAGTVSYAYRQEEALYLECQFVFDLEVPENFQPLVGDGEVQEFYLWPLAKVKEAISTEEFKPNCALVVLDFLLRHGGINPDDERYYQTFVENLHAPL; this comes from the exons atggcggcgggcGGATGGTCTGAGCGCGTTCTGCAGCTGATCCTAAAAATGAATAGTCTGCAGCGGGaag GCTGTGTACCCTTCTGCGTGTGCGGCCGGAGGGTGGGCTGGGTGGCCCCATCCGTGGCCCAGCTCCTCTCAAAGCACTCGGATGTGTTCACATTTCGTGGCGGGGCCCCTGGTCGGCTGGATCTGGCTGAAAACCTGAAGACCCCCCAGGAGAGGACTGCGGCCGTACAGGAGACGATGCGGGCTCTGCGCTCTCACCACGTGGCCCCCTGTCTCCAAGAGTGGAGGGACGAG CTCTATGACGTGAAGCATCTGTTTGGCGACGTTCCCCTCCTCAGCATGGAGAGAGCTGCCACTC CTCTCCTTGGGGTGCCACGTTATGGGGTACACGTAAACGGGTACCTCCGTAAAGGTGACGAAATCTTCATGTGGCTCGGCCGTCGCTCTGCCAGCAAACCCTCCTACCCGGGCATGTTGGACCATCTG GCAGCGGGTGGCGTGGCGGCCGGCGCTGGCGTCTGGGAGACCCTTCTCAAGGAGTGCACAGAGGAGGCCTGCATCCCACCATCCCTCGCGGCCACGGCTAGGTCCGCTGGAACGGTCAG CTACGCGTACAGACAGGAGGAGGCGCTGTATCTTGAGTGCCAGTTCGTGTTTGATCTGGAGGTTCCCGAGAACTTCCAGCCACTGGTGGGAGACGGAGAAGTTCAGGAATTCTACCTGTGGCCCTTGGCCAAG GTGAAGGAGGCCATTTCCACGGAGGAATTCAAACCCAACTGCGCGCTCGTCGTCTTAGACTTTCTCCTGCGACACGGAGGCATCAACCCCGACGATG AGAGGTATTACCAGACGTTTGTGGAGAACCTGCATGCGCCTCTGTGA
- the IMP4 gene encoding U3 small nucleolar ribonucleoprotein protein IMP4 isoform X2 produces the protein MLRREARLRKEYLYRKAQEAKLHGIEDKKQRLKRALEENRLIPTEVRRDALALQQQIEYDDEGGEGVASHVDDEYKWAGVEDPKIMITTSRDPSSRLKMFAKEMKLVFPNAQRMNRGKHEVGALVQACKANDVTDLLIVHEHRGMPDGLIVCHLPFGPTAYFTLCNVVMRHDIPDLGTMSEAFPHLIFHNFTSRLGQRVSNILKYLFPVPKDDSRRVITFANQDDYISFRHNVYKKTDHRNIELSEVGPRFEMKLYMIKLGTLENENTAEVEWRWHPYTNTAKKRKYLSVE, from the exons ATG CTGCGCAGAGAAGCCCGGCTCCGCAAGGAGTATCTGTACAGGAAGGCGCAGGAGGCCAAGTTACACGGCATCGAGGACAAGAAGCAGCGGCTGAAGCGAGCGCTCGAAG AGAACCGACTCATCCCCACTGAGGTCCGCAGGGACGCTCTCGCCTTACAGCAGCAGATAGAGTACGACGATGAAGGCGGCGAAG GGGTGGCCTCTCACGTTGACGATGAATACAAGTGGGCTGGAGTAGAAGACCCTAAAATCATGATTACAACATCGAGAGACCCCAGCTCTCGCCTCAAAATGTTTGCCAAG GAGATGAAGCTGGTTTTCCCCAACGCGCAGCGCATGAACAGGGGGAAGCACGAGGTGGGGGCTCTGGTGCAGGCGTGCAAGGCCAACGACGTCACCGACCTCCTCATCGTACACGAGCACCGAGGGATGCCAG ACGGCCTGATCGTGTGTCACCTTCCATTCGGACCCACCGCCTACTTCACGCTCTGTAACGTGGTCATGAGACACGACATTCCCGACCTGGGCACGATGTCAGAGGCTTTTCCGCACCTCATCTTCCATAATTTCACCTCCAGGTTGGGGCAGAGG GTGTCCAACATCCTGAAGTATCTCTTCCCGGTTCCCAAAGATGACAGCAGGAGGGTGATAACCTTCGCCAACCAGGATGACTACATCTCGTTCAG GCACAACGTGTATAAAAAGACCGATCACCGCAACATCGAGCTGTCCGAGGTGGGCCCCCGCTTCGAGATGAAGT TGTACATGATTAAACTGGGAACACTGGAGAACGAGAACACAGCGGAGGTGGAGTGGCGATGGCATCCCTACACCAACACGGCTAAGAAGAGGAAGTACCTCAGCGTGGAGTAG